GTTTAAACAATATTATGAAGAACAGTCTGGAGGTAGTTACACAGTAGATGGAACGGTTTCTGACTGGTTAACCGTACCTGGAAACGCAAAAGAATACGGAGCAGACAATCCAGCGGGAGGAAACGATAATGCGCCTGGATCTAAAGGGCCTCGTAACCTTGTAAAAGAAGCGCTTGCTGCAGCAGCAAAAAGCGGCATTAACCTTTCAGATTATGATCAGTTCGATCAATATGATATCGATGGAGATGGCAACCGCAATGAGCCTGACGGCATAGTGGATCACTTAATGGTCATTCATGCTGGAACTGGGCAAGAAGCAGGTGGAGGTAAACTAGGAAACGATGCTATCTGGTCTCACCGCTCTACTTTGGGACAAGTATATAAAGTTCCTGGAACAAACATGGCTGCTTATGATTATACAATCGAACCAGAAGACGGAGCAGTTGGGGTTTTTGCTCATGAATTTGGCCATGATTTAGGTTTGCCGGATGAGTATGATACACAGTATACGGGTCAAGGTGAGCCGGTAGGCGTTTGGTCAATTATGAGCGGAGGGAGCTGGGCTGGTGAAGTAGCTGGAACAGAACCGACAAGTTTCTCCCCGCAAAATAAAGAATTTTTCCAAGCAAATATGGGTGGAAACTGGGCAAATATTCAACAAATCGACAGCAAAAACATTACAAAATCGGGCTCTGTGAGCGTGGTTGATCAAAGTGTCACAAAATCTAACCGACCAGGTATTGTAAAGATTAATTTACCTAAAAAAGCTGTTCAAGGGATTAAGCCTGAGTTTGGAAGCAACTATTATTACAGTAAACGCGGAGACGATCTGCATACGACGATGACAACGCCAGAGTTTGATTTAACAACAGCCAACACAGCTAAATTTAATTACAAAGCGTTCTATGAAGTAGAGGCAGAATACGATTACTTATATGTAAATGCGATTCTTCCTGACGGTTCAAAAGTTCTGTTAGATACAATTGGTGATAAAGCGAATAATGCAGATGGTTCTGCTGAAACATCTAACGGAAAATGGGAAGATAAAAGTTATGACTTAACGCAGTTTAAAGGTAAAAAAATCAAGCTTCAATTTGAATACGTCACGGACGGCGGACTTGCTCTTCAAGGATTCGCTCTTGATAATGCTAGTTTAGTAGTAGATGGAAAAACGGTATTCACGGACGATGCTGAAGGAGCTCCAAAAGTAACGTTAGATGGATTTGAAAAGACAAACGGCATCAGCTATAAAGATAACTATTATTACCTTGAGTGGAGAAACTATGCAGGCAGTGATAAAGCACTTCAATTCGCGCGCGGTGCAAAATATAATACAGGCATGCTGCTTTGGTACGCAGATGAAAGCTATCTTGATAACTGGGTAGGACAACATCCGGGTGAAGGATTCCTTGGTGTAGTTGATTCACATGCTCATAAAGTTCTTTACTTTAATGTGAATGGTATTAGCACTACAGCAAATTCAAGCCGATATCAAATTGCAGACGCGGCGTTCTCATTTGATAAATCACCTGCTTGGTCATATTCTCATAAAACGTGGGGAACGATTTCATCTAAAGAATCAAACGGCGTTACAAGCTTTAACGACAAAAAATCGTATTTAGATGAAAGAATTAAAGATGCAGGCCGCTTGCTTCCTCAAAACGGATTAAAATTAGACGTAATTGGTGAAGCGAAAGACAATTCAGCTGGTGCTGTATGGATTCATAAGTAAAATTGAACGTATTAAAAAGATCTGAAGAGCGTATTCTTCGGATCTTTTTGTGTATCATAAAATCAAAATAAACTATGAGCTAAATAATCAAAGACGCTAAGCCCGTTTAAAAAATAGAAAAAAGGGAATTTTCAACAGTGAATAATTGTTATTATGTCATGAAATTCATCCATATAATCAATACTAATAGGTAAAGAAAATATTGAAAAGGAGTTCTAACTATGAGCTATCGTATCGAAAGAGATTCAATTGGAGAAATCAAAGTGGCAGAAGATAAACTATGGGGAGCGCAGACGCAAAGAAGTAAAGAAAACTTTCCGATAGGAATTGAAAAAATGCCGATTGAAGTAATACGCGCTTTTGCGGTTTTAAAGAAAAGTGCGGCTATTAGTAATCATAAACTAGGCAAACTATCAGCAGGGAAATCGGAAGCCATCGTACAAGCTGCTAACGAAATTATTGAAGGGAAATGGAATGAACATTTTCCTTTAGTGGTATGGCAGACAGGAAGCGGAACGCAATCAAACATGAATGTAAATGAAGTGATTTCCCACCGTGGAAACCAGCTAATAAATGGCGACGAAACGCTCCATCCAAATGATGATGTCAATATGTCACAAAGCTCTAACGATACTTTCCCTACAGCTCTTCATATTGCAGCTGTACTAGAAGTCGAAGATCAATTATTGCCTGCTCTAAAAACATTAAAAGAAACGTTCGCTGCGAAGCAAGAGCAGTTTAAAGATATTATTAAAATAGGAAGAACCCATTTGCAGGATGCTACACCGCTAACACTAGGACAAGAAATTAGCGGATGGCATCATATGCTCGAAAAGAACGAAGAAATGATTAAACAAAGCGTAGAGTATATGAAGGAATTAGCTATTGGCGGTACAGCTGTTGGGACGGGGATAAATGCACATCCTGACTTCGGTGCTGAAGTAGCGAAAGAAATCAGCAGCACGCTTGGAAAAACATTTATCTCAGCACCTAATAAATTTCATGCATTAACAAGTCATGATCAAGTGGTTTATGCCCACGGTGCACTCAAAGCCTTAGCAGCTGACTTAATGAAAATCGCCAATGACGTACGCTGGCTGGCAAGCGGTCCTCGGAGCGGACTAGGCGAAATTACAATTCCTGCTAACGAACCAGGAAGTTCTATTATGCCTGGAAAAGTAAATCCAACTCAAAGTGAAGCTCTAACAATGGTTTCTGCACAAGTGCTTGGGAATGACGTGACG
The genomic region above belongs to Priestia megaterium and contains:
- a CDS encoding immune inhibitor A domain-containing protein; the protein is MKSWKKILGTSFLATTVTLSGVGPVLMNGSTASAKTAQSEELPSSPIDMNTVPEERLANALKNQGVISQSATPQEVKKAVTSYINKKDAHKESMKGHKASKIDLKAKEMQTKQKEKFQRGEFANIKSQGNNSGNGVNVKPAAQAKYNGQVRKDKVLVLLVEYADFKHNNVVQEPGYMYAKDFNRNHYQQLMFGKKDFTLFNGKKIKTFKQYYEEQSGGSYTVDGTVSDWLTVPGNAKEYGADNPAGGNDNAPGSKGPRNLVKEALAAAAKSGINLSDYDQFDQYDIDGDGNRNEPDGIVDHLMVIHAGTGQEAGGGKLGNDAIWSHRSTLGQVYKVPGTNMAAYDYTIEPEDGAVGVFAHEFGHDLGLPDEYDTQYTGQGEPVGVWSIMSGGSWAGEVAGTEPTSFSPQNKEFFQANMGGNWANIQQIDSKNITKSGSVSVVDQSVTKSNRPGIVKINLPKKAVQGIKPEFGSNYYYSKRGDDLHTTMTTPEFDLTTANTAKFNYKAFYEVEAEYDYLYVNAILPDGSKVLLDTIGDKANNADGSAETSNGKWEDKSYDLTQFKGKKIKLQFEYVTDGGLALQGFALDNASLVVDGKTVFTDDAEGAPKVTLDGFEKTNGISYKDNYYYLEWRNYAGSDKALQFARGAKYNTGMLLWYADESYLDNWVGQHPGEGFLGVVDSHAHKVLYFNVNGISTTANSSRYQIADAAFSFDKSPAWSYSHKTWGTISSKESNGVTSFNDKKSYLDERIKDAGRLLPQNGLKLDVIGEAKDNSAGAVWIHK
- the fumC gene encoding class II fumarate hydratase translates to MSYRIERDSIGEIKVAEDKLWGAQTQRSKENFPIGIEKMPIEVIRAFAVLKKSAAISNHKLGKLSAGKSEAIVQAANEIIEGKWNEHFPLVVWQTGSGTQSNMNVNEVISHRGNQLINGDETLHPNDDVNMSQSSNDTFPTALHIAAVLEVEDQLLPALKTLKETFAAKQEQFKDIIKIGRTHLQDATPLTLGQEISGWHHMLEKNEEMIKQSVEYMKELAIGGTAVGTGINAHPDFGAEVAKEISSTLGKTFISAPNKFHALTSHDQVVYAHGALKALAADLMKIANDVRWLASGPRSGLGEITIPANEPGSSIMPGKVNPTQSEALTMVSAQVLGNDVTIGIAASQGNFELNVFKPVIIYNFLQSVRLLTDSMQAFNDKCAVGIEPNKEKIQHNLENSLMLVTALNPHIGYENAAKIAKLAHQEGTTLKEAAVKTGLLTEEQFERWVNPANMIHPSE